A window from Vigna angularis cultivar LongXiaoDou No.4 chromosome 7, ASM1680809v1, whole genome shotgun sequence encodes these proteins:
- the LOC108337506 gene encoding protein OPI10 homolog isoform X1 → MFGVVFPNRSFPMDISTFAQIDTFHWVLDMNTFVGEAYDQVRDLCIFLLNGFTLPPEKALAVYIQSPGSPFVFCGAVTVARPSAVLTLSWPEPGAGGPLQLTADAQPLSAKIGVSVEDLATLPSLDVAAEKRIEGLAMKVGENLFNFMQSFCGVDGSKLVVPMDILDRWFKKFQERAKRDPEYLKGFAINSGSRNCRRKKLQH, encoded by the exons ATGTTCGGAGTAGTTTTCCCGAACCGGAGCTTCCCCATGGACATCTCAACCTTCGCCCAAATCGACACCTTCCACTGGGTTCTCGACATGAACACTTTTGTAG GAGAGGCGTACGACCAGGTTCGCGACCTCTGCATCTTCCTCCTTAACGGCTTCACCCTACCGCCGGAGAAAGCGCTCGCCGTCTACATCCAGTCGCCAGGATCGCCCTTCGTCTTCTGCGGCGCCGTCACTGTGGCGCGCCCCTCTGCCGTCCTCACACTCTCGTGGCCGGAGCCCGGCGCTGGTGGGCCGCTGCAGCTGACGGCGGACGCGCAGCCGCTTTCTGCGAAGATCGGCGTGTCGGTGGAAGATCTGGCCACGTTGCCGTCGCTGGACGTGGCGGCAGAGAAGCGAATTGAAGGGTTGGCGATGAAGGTTGGAGAAAACCTGTTCAATTTCATGCAATCGTTTTGCGGTGTGGATGGGTCCAAGTTGGTTGTTCCCATGGATATCTTAGACCGGTGGTTCAAGAAGTTTCAAGAACGGGCCAAGCGTGACCCTGAATACTTGAAGGGTTTCGCTAT CAACTCAGGTTCAAGAAATTGCAGAAGAAAGAAGTTGCagcattaa
- the LOC108337506 gene encoding protein OPI10 homolog isoform X2, whose protein sequence is MFGVVFPNRSFPMDISTFAQIDTFHWVLDMNTFVGEAYDQVRDLCIFLLNGFTLPPEKALAVYIQSPGSPFVFCGAVTVARPSAVLTLSWPEPGAGGPLQLTADAQPLSAKIGVSVEDLATLPSLDVAAEKRIEGLAMKVGENLFNFMQSFCGVDGSKLVVPMDILDRWFKKFQERAKRDPEYLKGFAIKRVMDCCLI, encoded by the exons ATGTTCGGAGTAGTTTTCCCGAACCGGAGCTTCCCCATGGACATCTCAACCTTCGCCCAAATCGACACCTTCCACTGGGTTCTCGACATGAACACTTTTGTAG GAGAGGCGTACGACCAGGTTCGCGACCTCTGCATCTTCCTCCTTAACGGCTTCACCCTACCGCCGGAGAAAGCGCTCGCCGTCTACATCCAGTCGCCAGGATCGCCCTTCGTCTTCTGCGGCGCCGTCACTGTGGCGCGCCCCTCTGCCGTCCTCACACTCTCGTGGCCGGAGCCCGGCGCTGGTGGGCCGCTGCAGCTGACGGCGGACGCGCAGCCGCTTTCTGCGAAGATCGGCGTGTCGGTGGAAGATCTGGCCACGTTGCCGTCGCTGGACGTGGCGGCAGAGAAGCGAATTGAAGGGTTGGCGATGAAGGTTGGAGAAAACCTGTTCAATTTCATGCAATCGTTTTGCGGTGTGGATGGGTCCAAGTTGGTTGTTCCCATGGATATCTTAGACCGGTGGTTCAAGAAGTTTCAAGAACGGGCCAAGCGTGACCCTGAATACTTGAAGGGTTTCGCTAT CAAACGTGTCATGGATTGTTGTCTGATCTGA
- the LOC108337506 gene encoding protein OPI10 homolog isoform X3, protein MFGVVFPNRSFPMDISTFAQIDTFHWVLDMNTFVGEAYDQVRDLCIFLLNGFTLPPEKALAVYIQSPGSPFVFCGAVTVARPSAVLTLSWPEPGAGGPLQLTADAQPLSAKIGVSVEDLATLPSLDVAAEKRIEGLAMKVGENLFNFMQSFCGVDGSKLVVPMDILDRWFKKFQERAKRDPEYLKGFAIADSQVQG, encoded by the exons ATGTTCGGAGTAGTTTTCCCGAACCGGAGCTTCCCCATGGACATCTCAACCTTCGCCCAAATCGACACCTTCCACTGGGTTCTCGACATGAACACTTTTGTAG GAGAGGCGTACGACCAGGTTCGCGACCTCTGCATCTTCCTCCTTAACGGCTTCACCCTACCGCCGGAGAAAGCGCTCGCCGTCTACATCCAGTCGCCAGGATCGCCCTTCGTCTTCTGCGGCGCCGTCACTGTGGCGCGCCCCTCTGCCGTCCTCACACTCTCGTGGCCGGAGCCCGGCGCTGGTGGGCCGCTGCAGCTGACGGCGGACGCGCAGCCGCTTTCTGCGAAGATCGGCGTGTCGGTGGAAGATCTGGCCACGTTGCCGTCGCTGGACGTGGCGGCAGAGAAGCGAATTGAAGGGTTGGCGATGAAGGTTGGAGAAAACCTGTTCAATTTCATGCAATCGTTTTGCGGTGTGGATGGGTCCAAGTTGGTTGTTCCCATGGATATCTTAGACCGGTGGTTCAAGAAGTTTCAAGAACGGGCCAAGCGTGACCCTGAATACTTGAAGGGTTTCGCTAT TGCAGATTCACAGGTGCAAGGATAA
- the LOC108337506 gene encoding protein OPI10 homolog isoform X4, translating into MFGVVFPNRSFPMDISTFAQIDTFHWVLDMNTFVGEAYDQVRDLCIFLLNGFTLPPEKALAVYIQSPGSPFVFCGAVTVARPSAVLTLSWPEPGAGGPLQLTADAQPLSAKIGVSVEDLATLPSLDVAAEKRIEGLAMKVGENLFNFMQSFCGVDGSKLVVPMDILDRWFKKFQERAKRDPEYLKGFAM; encoded by the exons ATGTTCGGAGTAGTTTTCCCGAACCGGAGCTTCCCCATGGACATCTCAACCTTCGCCCAAATCGACACCTTCCACTGGGTTCTCGACATGAACACTTTTGTAG GAGAGGCGTACGACCAGGTTCGCGACCTCTGCATCTTCCTCCTTAACGGCTTCACCCTACCGCCGGAGAAAGCGCTCGCCGTCTACATCCAGTCGCCAGGATCGCCCTTCGTCTTCTGCGGCGCCGTCACTGTGGCGCGCCCCTCTGCCGTCCTCACACTCTCGTGGCCGGAGCCCGGCGCTGGTGGGCCGCTGCAGCTGACGGCGGACGCGCAGCCGCTTTCTGCGAAGATCGGCGTGTCGGTGGAAGATCTGGCCACGTTGCCGTCGCTGGACGTGGCGGCAGAGAAGCGAATTGAAGGGTTGGCGATGAAGGTTGGAGAAAACCTGTTCAATTTCATGCAATCGTTTTGCGGTGTGGATGGGTCCAAGTTGGTTGTTCCCATGGATATCTTAGACCGGTGGTTCAAGAAGTTTCAAGAACGGGCCAAGCGTGACCCTGAATACTTGAAGGGTTTCGCTATGTAA
- the LOC108338014 gene encoding pre-mRNA splicing factor SR-like 1 isoform X3, which translates to MEIQTCGKPIDSLLEKVLCMNILSSDYFKELYRLKTYHEVIDEIYNQVDHVEPWMTGNCRGPSTAFCLLYKFFTMKLTVKQMHGLLKHPDSPYIRAVGFLYLRYCGDPKTLWSWFEPYIKDEEEFSPGSNGRMTTMGVYIRDLLLGQIINVQHNCEGKNHLTRVKASQTENSLFRAFLPEMHHETANADISLTVP; encoded by the exons ATGGAGATACAGACATGTGGCAAGCCAATTGACTCCTTGCTAGAAAAGGTTCTGTGCATGAATATTTTGTCATCTGATTACTTTAAGGAGCTCTATCGATTAAAAACGTATCATGAAGTTATTGATGAGATCTATAATCAAGTTGATCATGTGGAGCCGTGGATGACTGGCAATTGTCGCGGCCCTTCTACTGCTTTCTGTCTTCTTTACAAATTTTTTACGATGAAGCTCACTGTCAAGCAAATGCACGGGCTGTTGAAACACCCTGATTCTCCTTACATTAGAGCG GTTGGGTTTCTCTATCTGAGATATTGTGGAGACCCAAAGACACTATGGAGTTGGTTTGAACCATATATAAAAGACGAGGAG GAATTTTCTCCTGGATCTAATGGTCGAATGACTACAATGGGTGTATACATCCGTGATTTGCTACTTGGACAG attaTTAATGTACAACACAATTGCGAGGGAAAAAATCATTTGACTCGAGTAAAGGCTAGTCAAACTGAGAATTCTCTCTTCAGAGCTTTCCTACCAGAGATGCATCACGAGACTGCAAATGCAGATATATCCCTCACCGTCCCATAA
- the LOC108338014 gene encoding pre-mRNA splicing factor SR-like 1 isoform X1 codes for MEIQTCGKPIDSLLEKVLCMNILSSDYFKELYRLKTYHEVIDEIYNQVDHVEPWMTGNCRGPSTAFCLLYKFFTMKLTVKQMHGLLKHPDSPYIRAVGFLYLRYCGDPKTLWSWFEPYIKDEEEFSPGSNGRMTTMGVYIRDLLLGQYYFDTLFPRIPVPVLRQVVSNLEKLKLPTTHSGSTGESTRHGSDDTARRPPSVKAALSVSFGQRAPHRASTRDSSPIRRTLPSHERNGSDDIRRSPSSRRSQSREYPDRDRDRERSRSRDRDRDHDRDRDRERERDRDRERDRDRYRDRDRNREWERDRDRERYRDRDSDRDQERDRIRRDKERERERSYDYDRRSKHTERESSRDYDNGSRHYRKSRSRSRSRSRSQSQQAGTARHESRSSPPRDGSKRTSASSNLAKLKDMYGDLGDNKGEIRMEKIPRKDSGGEEVIRLGGSTWKY; via the exons ATGGAGATACAGACATGTGGCAAGCCAATTGACTCCTTGCTAGAAAAGGTTCTGTGCATGAATATTTTGTCATCTGATTACTTTAAGGAGCTCTATCGATTAAAAACGTATCATGAAGTTATTGATGAGATCTATAATCAAGTTGATCATGTGGAGCCGTGGATGACTGGCAATTGTCGCGGCCCTTCTACTGCTTTCTGTCTTCTTTACAAATTTTTTACGATGAAGCTCACTGTCAAGCAAATGCACGGGCTGTTGAAACACCCTGATTCTCCTTACATTAGAGCG GTTGGGTTTCTCTATCTGAGATATTGTGGAGACCCAAAGACACTATGGAGTTGGTTTGAACCATATATAAAAGACGAGGAG GAATTTTCTCCTGGATCTAATGGTCGAATGACTACAATGGGTGTATACATCCGTGATTTGCTACTTGGACAG TATTACTTCGACACACTGTTTCCTCGCATCCCCGTTCCTGTATTGCGGCAGGTTGTGTCTAATCTTGAAAAGTTGAAGCTCCCCACTACACATTCGGGTTCGACTGGGGAATCTACCCGTCATGGTTCTGATGATACTGCCCGCAGACCACCTTCGGTTAAAGCTGCTCTTTCAGTCTCTTTTGGTCAGCGAGCTCCACATCGTGCCTCCACAAGGGATTCTTCACCTATTCGCCGTACATTACCTTCTCATGAAAGAAATGGCAGTGATGACATAAGAAGATCTCCAAGTAGTCGCCGCAGCCAAAGCCGGGAATATCCTGATAGGGATAGGGATCGTGAACGGTCACGATCCAGAGATAGGGATAGGGATCATGATAGGGACCGGGACAGGGAAAGGGAGAGGGACAGGGATCGAGAACGTGATAGGGACAGATACCGTGATAGAGATAGAAACAGGGAGTGGGAGCGTGATCGAGACCGGGAAAGATACAGGGATCGTGACTCAGACCGAGATCAGGAGAGGGACAGAATCCGAAGGGATAAGGAGCGGGAAAGAGAGAGGAGTTATGATTATGATAGGAGGTCTAAGCACACAGAAAGAGAAAGCAGCCGGGATTATGACAATGGGAGCCGGCACTATCGTAAGAGTCGGAGTAGAAGTAGAAGCAGGAGTAGGAGTCAGAGCCAGCAAGCCGGCACTGCTCGTCATGAATCACGGTCTAGTCCACCAAGAGATGGGAGTAAAAGAACTTCTGCATCCAGTAATCTAGCTAAACTTAAAGATATGTATGGTGATTTAGGGGATAATAAAGGAGAAATCCGCATGGAAAAAATTCCTAGAAAGGATAGTGGAGGGGAAGAGGTTATCAGACTTGGCGGTTCTACTTGGAAGTATTGA
- the LOC108338014 gene encoding pre-mRNA splicing factor SR-like 1 isoform X2 — protein MEIQTCGKPIDSLLEKVLCMNILSSDYFKELYRLKTYHEVIDEIYNQVDHVEPWMTGNCRGPSTAFCLLYKFFTMKLTVKQMHGLLKHPDSPYIRAVGFLYLRYCGDPKTLWSWFEPYIKDEEEFSPGSNGRMTTMGVYIRDLLLGQSFPTRDASRDCKCRYIPHRPIIWSNSLSITSTHCFLASPFLYCGRLCLILKS, from the exons ATGGAGATACAGACATGTGGCAAGCCAATTGACTCCTTGCTAGAAAAGGTTCTGTGCATGAATATTTTGTCATCTGATTACTTTAAGGAGCTCTATCGATTAAAAACGTATCATGAAGTTATTGATGAGATCTATAATCAAGTTGATCATGTGGAGCCGTGGATGACTGGCAATTGTCGCGGCCCTTCTACTGCTTTCTGTCTTCTTTACAAATTTTTTACGATGAAGCTCACTGTCAAGCAAATGCACGGGCTGTTGAAACACCCTGATTCTCCTTACATTAGAGCG GTTGGGTTTCTCTATCTGAGATATTGTGGAGACCCAAAGACACTATGGAGTTGGTTTGAACCATATATAAAAGACGAGGAG GAATTTTCTCCTGGATCTAATGGTCGAATGACTACAATGGGTGTATACATCCGTGATTTGCTACTTGGACAG AGCTTTCCTACCAGAGATGCATCACGAGACTGCAAATGCAGATATATCCCTCACCGTCCCATAATTTGGAGTAACAGTTTGAG TATTACTTCGACACACTGTTTCCTCGCATCCCCGTTCCTGTATTGCGGCAGGTTGTGTCTAATCTTGAAAAGTTGA
- the LOC108338013 gene encoding transmembrane 9 superfamily member 2 translates to MGKSTACLFGAIVILWCCISHVTSDASDHRYNKGDSVPFYANKVGPFHNPSETYRYFDLPFCSPDKVKEKKEDLGEVLNGDRLVVAPYELDFQIDREPQSICKKTLTVNEVAKFRHAVLKDYFYQMYYDDLPIWGFLGKFDSEDKDDPTGVRVHLFKHVHFEILYNKDRIIDVFIRNDPRAVVDLTQNREVNVDFTYSAKWIETDTPFEKRLEKYSQTSSLSHNLEIHWFSVINSCVTVLLLTGFLAIILMRVLKNDFVKFTPDEEAVDDQEESGWKYIHGDVFRYPRFKSWFAAALGTGTQLFTLAIFIFMLALVGVFYPYNRGSLFTALVIIYALTSGIAGYYAASFYYMVEGKNWVKILVLTGSLFSGPLFFTFCFLNTVALAYNTTAALPFGTIVVIFLIWTLVTSPLLVLGGIAGKNSQTGFQAPCRTNKYPREIPQLPWYRTTLSQMAMAGFLPFSAIYIELYYIFASVWGHQIYTIYSILFIVFIILLIVTAFVTVALTYFQLATEDHEWWWRSFLCGGSTGLFIYGYCLYYYFARSDMSGFMQTSFFFGYMACICYGFFLMLGTVGFRAALIFVRHIYHSIKCE, encoded by the exons ATGGGAAAGTCAACGGCGTGTTTGTTTGGTGCCATTGTGATCCTTTGGTGCTGCATAAGCCATGTCACATCTGATGCATCGGATCACCGTTACAACAAAGGAGATTCCGTTCCCTTTTATGCCAACAAGGTGGGACCCTTTCACAATCCCAG TGAGACATACAGATATTTTGATCTTCCCTTTTGCTCACCAG ATaaagtgaaagaaaagaaggaagatCTTGGTGAAGTTTTGAACGGGGATCGATTAGTTGTTGCTCCTTACGAACTGGACTTCCAGATTGACAGGGAACCTCAAAGTATCTGCAAAAAGACACTTACAGTAAATGAGGTGGCTAAATTCAGACATGCTGTCTTGAAGGACTATTTTTACCAAATGTACTATGATGACTTGCCCATTTGGGGTTTCCTAGGAAAATTTGACAGTGAAGACAAGGATGATCCAACTGGGGTCAGAGTCCATCTTTTCAAGCATGTCCACTTTGAGATTCTGTACAATAAGGATCGCATCATTGATGTTTTCATTCGAAACGATCCACGTGCAGTTGTGGACCTGACACAAAATAGGGAAGTTAATGTGGATTTCACATATTCTGCCAAATGGATTGAAACAGATACCCCATTTGAGAAGAGGCTGGAGAAATACTCACAAACATCCTCACTGTCACATAACTTGGAAATCCATTGGTTTTCTGTCATCAACTCATGTGTGACTGTTCTGCTCTTGACTGGATTCCTGGCCATAATTCTTATGCGTGTGCTCAAGAATGATTTTGTTAA GTTTACTCCTGATGAGGAAGCAGTTGATGATCAGGAAGAAAGTGGATGGAAGTATATCCATGGTGATGTGTTCAGGTATCCAAGATTCAAGTCTTGGTTTGCAGCCGCACTTGGAACAGGAACCCAGCTATTTACACT TGCAATATTCATCTTTATGCTAGCTCTAGTTGGTGTTTTCTATCCATACAATAGGGGATCTTTGTTTACTGCACTGGTCATCATATATGCACTAACTTCCGGCATTGCGGGCTACTATGCAGCTTCCTTTTATTACATGGTTGAAGGCAAAAACTGG GTGAAAATTTTGGTGTTGACTGGAAGTTTGTTCTCTGGACCTTTGTTTTTCACATTCTGCTTTCTTAATACTGTTGCACTTGCCTATAACACCACTGCAGCGCTTCCATTTGGAACAATTGTGGTTATTTTCCTCATATGGACTCTTGTAACCTCACCTTTACTAGTACTGGGAGGGATTGCTGGCAAGAATAGCCAAACAGGGTTCCAAGCTCCTTGCCGTACCAATAAGTATCCTAGGGAAATTCCCCAACTACCTTGGTACCGTACAACTCTATCTCAAATGGCTATGGCAGGTTTTTTGCCGTTCAGTGCCATTTACATTGAACTCTACTACATATTTGCCAGTGTGTGGGGTCACCAAATTTACACCATATACagtattttgtttattgttttcatCATCCTATTGATTGTCACCGCTTTTGTCACTGTGGCATTGACATACTTTCAGCTTGCTACCGAGGACCATGAATGGTGGTGGAG GTCTTTCCTTTGTGGTGGGTCAACTGGCTTGTTCATCTATGGGTACTGCTTGTATTACTATTTTGCAAGATCAGATATGTCTGGCTTCATGCAAACCTCTTTCTTTTTTGGCTACATGGCTTGTATTTGCTATGGTTTCTTTCTCATGCTTGGAACTGTGGGTTTCCGTGCTGCTTTGATCTTTGTCCGTCACATATATCATTCTATCAAATGTGAATAA
- the LOC108338205 gene encoding uncharacterized protein LOC108338205: MSHSHLNNWFSDCSSSMELEIGATDADQTLEPWFQSDTSSGYLQDAIAGKSIRCKDQNLPSCHQKVEQFPIFSTAVPPLHDCGFTNKKRSISTSLSSTTLGDAHEAAIKQDPVQNSYASGQRKKIAYPFKLVKCGGIGGETTLKDINFQILTTPSTSKPIPHPVADSVTLPCKLVKGSFGLSGKTVTSLTRIHTRGRGSITIIRTKD, from the exons ATGTCACACTCACACCTCAACAACTGGTTTTCTGACTGCTCCAGCTCCATGGAATTGGAGATTGGAGCCACTGATGCAGATCAAACACTTG AGCCTTGGTTTCAATCTGATACATCTTCTGGGTACCTTCAAGATGCCATTGCAGGCAAGAGTATTCGGTGCAAGGACCAAAATTTACCATCCTGCCATCAAAAG GTAGAACAATTTCCAATATTTTCCACAGCAGTTCCACCTCTTCATG ATTGTGgctttacaaataaaaaaaggagCATCAGTACGAGCCTGTCATCAACAACACTAGGTGACGCACATGAAGCTGCCATCAAACAAGATCCTGTTCAAAATAGTTATGCATCTG GTCAACGGAAGAAAATTGCTTACCCGTTTAAGTTAGTGAAGTGTGGAGGAATTGGAGGGGAAACAACACTGAAAGATATCAATTTCCAAATTCTGACGACCCCATCAACATCAAAGCCAATTCCTCATCCTGTGGCAGATTCTGTGACTCTTCCATGCAAATTAGTCAAAGGAAGTTTTGGTTTGTCTGGAAAAACAGTTACGTCCCTCACTAGGATTCATACTAGGGGAAGAGGTTCCATTACCATTATTAGGACCAAGGATTGA
- the LOC108338206 gene encoding universal stress protein PHOS32 isoform X1: MEKTRTVGVAMDFSPTSKVALRWALDNLINKGDQIILINVQPPQAHHTRKELFEDTGSPALVPLEELRELNFTKQYGIARDAEVIDLLDTAWKTKGVKAVAKVYWGDPREKLCDAVEDLHLDSLVIGSRGLGPIKRVLLGSVSKHVMTNASCPVTVVKAKQSSYSRH, from the exons ATGGAAAAGACACGCACTGTCGGAGTAGCCATGGATTTTTCTCCCACTAGCAAGGTAGCACTTCGTTGGGCCCTTGATAATCTCATCAACAAAGGTGATCAAATCATCTTGATCAACGTTCAGCCTCCCCAAGCTCATCACACCAGAAAGGAGCTTTTTGAGGACACTGGTTCAC CAGCTTTGGTGCCTTTGGAGGAACTGAGGGAGTTGAATTTTACTAAGCAGTATGGGATTGCAAGGGATGCTGAGGTCATAGATCTGCTTGATACTGCCTGGAAGACAAAAGGG GTAAAAGCAGTGGCAAAGGTGTACTGGGGAGATCCAAGGGAGAAATTGTGTGATGCTGTGGAAGATCTTCACCTTGACTCTTTGGTTATTGGAAGCAGAGGTTTGGGTCCCATTAAAAG GGTGTTGCTGGGCAGTGTAAGCAAGCATGTCATGACAAATGCCTCTTGCCCTGTCACTGTGGTTAAGGCAAAACAATCTTCATATTCCCGTCATTGA
- the LOC108338206 gene encoding universal stress protein PHOS32 isoform X2, which translates to MEKTRTVGVAMDFSPTSKVALRWALDNLINKGDQIILINVQPPQAHHTRKELFEDTGSPLVPLEELRELNFTKQYGIARDAEVIDLLDTAWKTKGVKAVAKVYWGDPREKLCDAVEDLHLDSLVIGSRGLGPIKRVLLGSVSKHVMTNASCPVTVVKAKQSSYSRH; encoded by the exons ATGGAAAAGACACGCACTGTCGGAGTAGCCATGGATTTTTCTCCCACTAGCAAGGTAGCACTTCGTTGGGCCCTTGATAATCTCATCAACAAAGGTGATCAAATCATCTTGATCAACGTTCAGCCTCCCCAAGCTCATCACACCAGAAAGGAGCTTTTTGAGGACACTGGTTCAC CTTTGGTGCCTTTGGAGGAACTGAGGGAGTTGAATTTTACTAAGCAGTATGGGATTGCAAGGGATGCTGAGGTCATAGATCTGCTTGATACTGCCTGGAAGACAAAAGGG GTAAAAGCAGTGGCAAAGGTGTACTGGGGAGATCCAAGGGAGAAATTGTGTGATGCTGTGGAAGATCTTCACCTTGACTCTTTGGTTATTGGAAGCAGAGGTTTGGGTCCCATTAAAAG GGTGTTGCTGGGCAGTGTAAGCAAGCATGTCATGACAAATGCCTCTTGCCCTGTCACTGTGGTTAAGGCAAAACAATCTTCATATTCCCGTCATTGA